From one Lotus japonicus ecotype B-129 chromosome 3, LjGifu_v1.2 genomic stretch:
- the LOC130743110 gene encoding F-box protein At3g54460, with translation MPRLSLRSRYPPPKPMSTHDPFSGHKLCGYLCALFTATDGPRFTERCEILSDGVGFRCQSGVVLSPLETGDSSSNGKKKTRMVGTVKGSVSVVQQLYALVRRRNCVRIDARVVWVEMPMVVVMIDVYIPIQLWSGWQFPKLGAVAGAVFQHLSCDWDKRSSMLSYPDYCRKTHGADESIWSLSDCHVLGCKLHFRMSGSSRKGLFELPEIFKTVPGAGEEHKIINSKIVPMDNTCRSGICEIPDDVLTKILAYLGPVDLTRVSSTCHHLRSLADSIVPCTKLKLYPHQQAAVEWMFHRERNAELLPHPLYVSLSTDDGFSFHVNTVTGEIVTGEAPRIRDFRGGMFCDEPGLGKTVTALSLIMKTQGKWADPPNGAHIVWCQHNGNQKCGYYETNAKSITGCTILGKRDVYQDTGINNENPNYSSKKARLMDPFQKSSNLHDSSSGEEIKSPIDASMPTSRCTRGLSLIKKNLHFTHGEEAMIVNERKVGERSNKIEHASDEASHASQNKLVDTASECEQGYKLPRKRKVNFLEYNETWIQCDACHKWRKLSDNSMANSNAAWFCSMNNDPSYQSCSVPEQYIQNNCKITFMPGFHLKGTPGGEAHNVSFFTSVLKEHSSLMNLHTRKALTWLAKISTDKLAVMETNGIRGPILHNNGNFVPFHKIFKAFGLAKRVEQGVCRWYYPHNLNNLTFDAAALGMALREPLDFVRFYLSRATLVVVPANLVDHWGTQIEKHVKHGQLRVCVWTDHRKPSAHSLAWDYDIVITTFSRLSAEWSPCKRSSLMQVHWFRIILDEGHTLGSSLSLTNKLQMAISLTASNRWILTGTPTPNTPNSQLPHLQPLLRFLHEEAYGLNQKSWEAGVLRPFEAEMEEGRSRLLHLLHKYMISARKIDLLSIPPCIKKVTFLDFNEEHSRSYNELVLTVRRNILMADWNDPSHVESLLNPKQGKFRSATIKNVRLSCCVAGHIKVTHAGEDIQETMDMLVQSGLDPTSGEYTSIRYNLVYGGHCVRCKEWCRLPLITPCRHLLCLDCVSTDNTKCTYPGCGNLYEMQSPDTMARPENPNPKWPVPKDLIELQPSYKQDNWDPDWQSTSSSKVSYLIQRLKALQETNKEMSLCTDNINDETHPENSFPLNVRDAKSSIQKFSTSGTKTNSVSEKVLIFSQFLEHIHVIEQQLTVNGIKYTGMYSPMHSCNKKKSLAMFQHDSSCMVLLMDGSAALGLDLSFVSHVFLMEPIWDRSLEEQVISRAHRMGASRPIHVETLAMRGTIEEQMLEFLQDADKCRRSPIKDAVKSEDDSGGRGYRSLHDFAGSSYLQKLRFVHTNSES, from the exons ATGCCTCGTTTGTCACTACGCTCCCGTTACCCACCGCCAAAACCAATGTCCACCCACGACCCCTTCTCGGGTCACAAACTCTGCGGTTACCTCTGCGCGCTTTTCACGGCCACCGATGGCCCGCGTTTCACCGAGCGCTGCGAGATTCTCTCCGACGGGGTTGGATTCCGGTGCCAGAGCGGCGTCGTGTTGTCCCCTCTTGAGACCGGCGACTCCTCCTCCAATGGGAAGAAGAAGACGAGGATGGTTGGCACGGTGAAGGGAAGCGTTAGCGTGGTTCAACAGCTTTACGCTCTGGTTCGCCGCCGTAATTGTGTGCGGATTGATGCTCGTGTTGTGTGGGTTGAGATGCCTATGGTTGTGGTGATGATTGATGTTTACATTCCGATTCAGTTGTGGAGTGGTTGGCAGTTCCCGAAATTGGGGGCTGTTGCTGGTGCTGTTTTTCAGCATTTGAG CTGTGATTGGGATAAGAGAAGTTCAATGCTTTCTTATCCTGACTATTGTAGGAAGACACATGGAGCAGATGAGAGCATTTGGAGCCTTTCTGATTGTCATGTACTTGGTTGCAAGCTCCATTTCCGTATGAGTGGTTCTTCAAGGAAAGGGTTATTTGAACTTCCTGAAATTTTTAAGACAGTCCCTGGTGCAGGAGAAGAgcataaaattattaattccAAGATAGTACCTATGGATAACACTTGCAGATCTGGCATTTGTGAGATACCTGATGATGTTTTAACCAAAATTCTAGCTTATCTGGGCCCAGTGGACCTTACTAGGGTTTCTTCAACATGTCATCATCTTAGATCCTTGGCTGATTCAATAGTGCCTTGTACAAAGTTAAAGCTGTATCCTCATCAGCAGGCAGCAGTCGAGTGGATGTTTCATCGGGAGCGAAATGCTGAACTCTTGCCACATCCCTTATATGTGTCTCTCTCAACTGATGATGGCTTTAGTTTCCATGTAAATACTGTAACTGGTGAAATAGTCACTGGGGAAGCTCCGAGGATCAGAGATTTTCGTGGAGGAATGTTTTGTGATGAGCCTGGCTTGGGTAAGACTGTAACAGCCCTTTCTCTTATTATGAAGACGCAAGGTAAGTGGGCAGACCCACCAAATGGAGCACACATAGTCTGGTGTCAACATAATGGTAACCAGAAATGTGGCTACTACGAAACAAATGCTAAAAGCATTACTGGTTGTACTATCTTGGGTAAGAGGGATGTGTACCAAGATACCGGTATAAATAATGAGAACCCTAACTATTCCTCCAAAAAAGCCAGATTGATGGATCCTTTTCAGAAAAGCTCTAATCTTCATGATTCAAGTTCTGGGGAAGAAATTAAATCACCTATTGATGCATCTATGCCTACAAGTCGGTGCACTAGGGGCTTGAGTCTCATAAAGAAGAATCTACATTTCACACATGGAGAGGAAGCGATGATTGTCAATGAAAGAAAAGTTGGTGAAAGATCAAATAAAATAGAGCATGCGTCTGATGAGGCATCCCATGCATCTCAAAACAAACTAGTTGATACTGCATCTGAATGTGAACAGGGTTACAAGTTGCCTAGGAAGCGTAAAGTCAATTTTTTGGAATACAATGAAACATGGATTCAGTGTGATGCTTGTCACAAGTGGCGAAAGCTATCCGACAATAGTATGGCTAATTCTAATGCAGCATGGTTTTGTAGTATGAACAATGACCCTTCATATCAGAGTTGCAGTGTCCCTGAACAATATATTCAGAATAATTGTAAGATAACTTTCATGCCAGGATTTCACTTGAAGGGAACTCCTGGGGGTGAGGCACATAATGTTTCATTTTTCACTAGTGTGCTTAAGGAGCACTCCTCATTGATGAATTTGCATACAAGGAAGGCCCTGACTTGGTTGGCTAAGATTTCGACCGACAAGCTTGCTGTAATGGAAACAAATGGCATAAGGGGTCCTATTTTACACAATAATGGAAATTTTGTTCCATTCCACAAAATATTTAAAGCATTTGGCCTCGCAAAGAGAGTAGAGCAAGGTGTATGCAGATGGTACTACCCACATAATCTTAACAATTTGACTTTTGATGCGGCTGCCCTTGGCATGGCTCTCCGTGAGCCATTGGATTTTGTTAGGTTTTACTTGTCAAGGGCAACATTGGTAGTTGTTCCTGCAAATTTGGTTGACCATTGGGGAACCCAAATAGAAAAGCATGTCAAGCATGGTCAGTTGCGGGTTTGTGTTTGGACTGATCATCGGAAGCCATCTGCACATTCTCTTGCTTGGGATTATGATATTGTCATCACTACATTTAGTCGTTTGAGTGCAGAGTGGAGTCCATGTAAGAGGAGTTCTCTGATGCAAGTGCATTGGTTTAGGATAATTTTAGATGAAGGGCATACTCTTGGCTCAAGCCTGAGCTTAACAAATAAGCTTCAAATGGCTATTTCATTGACGGCTTCGAATAGGTGGATTCTAACAGGAACTCCAACACCTAACACTCCTAACAGCCAACTTCCTCATCTACAACCATTGCTAAGGTTCCTCCATGAAGAAGCTTATGGACTGAATCAGAAGTCATGGGAAGCTGGTGTACTTAGGCCATTTGAGGCAGAGATGGAGGAAGGTCGGTCTCGTCTGTTGCATTTACTTCACAAATACATGATTAGTGCAAGAAAGATAGATTTGCTAAGTATTCCACCATGCATCAAGAAAGTTACTTTTCTAGATTTTAACGAGGAGCATTCTAGAAGTTATAATGAGCTGGTACTCACAGTTCGGCGTAATATATTGATGGCTGATTGGAATGATCCTTCACATGTAGAGAGTCTGTTGAATCCAAAGCAAGGGAAATTTCGAAGTGCGACTATAAAAAATGTCAGGCTTTCATGCTGTGTTGCGGGACATATTAAAGTTACACATGCAGGAGAAGATATTCAAGAAACAATGGATATGTTAGTACAAAGTGGTCTAGATCCTACTTCAGGAGAGTATACCTCCATAAGATATAATCTCGTTTATGGTGGTCATTGTGTCAG GTGCAAGGAATGGTGCCGCCTTCCTCTCATTACACCATGTCGACATCTGTTGTGCCTTGATTGTGTTTCAACAGACAATACGAAATGTACATATCCTGGCTGTGGTAACTTATATGAGATGCAGAGTCCTGATACAATGGCACGACCAGAAAATCCAAACCCAAAATGGCCTGTACCTAAAGATCTTATTGAGCTACAACCTTCATATAAGCAG GATAATTGGGATCCTGATTGGCAGTCTACTTCTAGTAGTAAAGTCTCCTATCTCATCCAAAGGTTGAAAGCTTTGCAAGAAACCAATAAAGAGATGAGCTTGTGTACAGATAATATTAATGATGAGACGCATCCTGAGAATAGTTTCCCTTTGAATGTGAGAGATGCCAAATCATCAATCCAGAAATTTTCTACAAGTGGCACTAAGACCAATTCGGTCTCTGAAAAAGTTCTGAtattttctcaatttcttgAGCATATACATGTCATTGAACAGCAG TTGACTGTTAATGGTATCAAATATACTGGAATGTATAGCCCAATGCATTCCTGCAACAAG AAAAAGTCATTAGCTATGTTCCAGCATGATTCAAGTTGTATGGTACTTCTGATGGATGGAAGTGCTGCGTTGGGTCTTGACTTGAGCTTTGTGTCACATGTGTTTTTAATGGAGCCAATTTGGGACAGAAG TTTGGAGGAGCAAGTAATTAGTCGTGCCCATCGGATGGGTGCTTCTCGTCCTATTCATGTGGAAACATTAGCAATGCGCGGTACAATTGAAGAGCAAATGCTAGAATTTTTACAG GATGCTGATAAATGTAGAAGATCGCCAATTAAAGATGCTGTCAAATCTGAAGATGACAGTGGGGGACGAGGATATCGATCATTGCATGATTTTGCAGGAAGTAGTTATCTGCAGAAACTTAGATTTGTGCACACTAATTCAGAATCTTAG